The Deltaproteobacteria bacterium genome includes the window TTCTAGAGTTGGAACAGAATAAGGTTTGTTAATAAAAGAAGTGGAGTCATTGAAATGACTCCACTTCTTTTGTTTTATCGGGGCGCATGCCCGTGGCCCGGACTGGCCGTCGGAATCAAGTGCCTTGAGCTATTTTGTCCGCCCGACGCCCCGACGCTTGTCGTCCCGCCAAAAACAATGTTATTTGAAAGTTGTGGAAAACGGCCCGGAATGCGTGTGAAACGTTTTGAAACAAATCAGGAGGGGGAACGCGGTGACGATAAAAGTGAAGCTGATTCTGGCGGTGGTTGGAAGTGTCGTGGTCTCCATTCTTGGCCTTTCGGGCGTGGTCGTGGTCAATATCAACGAATACGCCCGAAACGATTTTGATCAAAGTTCGGCCACGGAGCTCCATTTGGTTCAGAATTACGTCGATCAGTTTATCTCCGAAACCACGCGCAATGTCGAAGGCATAAGTTCTTCGGATTCGGCCCGGGGCAGTCGTGGTTTTTTGCCGGTGTACACGGACGCGACCTCGGAGGGCATTGCCAAGCGCGAGGATTTGGACCCTCGGGCGCGTGGACTCTTTGATGTGTTGGTCGCCATGCAGAAATCCCATCCCAGCTATGACGCCTTTTTTTTGGGCTTTGACGACGGCGGCATGCTGTTGGTGCCCGAATCTCCCCTGCCTCCAGGCTATGACCCGCGCATTCGTCCCTGGTACACGGAAGCCATGGCCTCGGACCAGGATTCCATTTTGACCAAGGCCTATTTGTCCACGACAAAGGAAGTGGTGGCCTCCATCGTGTCCAAGGTCCGCGACAATGGCGGCGTTGTCGGGGCCATGGGCATCGATATCAATCTGTCCTCGTTAACCGCTGTCTTGGCGGATTTGCGGATCGGCCAGAGCGGATATTTGATGGTCATGGAAGCGGACGGCACCATTCTTTCCGATCCCCGTCACGAGCAGTTTTATTTCAAGAAAGCATCGGAAACCGGTGAGCCCGCCTTGGAGGCCCTGGCCGCGATGACCGAAGGGGTGACGTCGTTGACGCTTGATGGAACCCGGCGTCTGGCCAGGATACAGGTATCGGAAAAAACAGGATGGAAGATCGCCCTGATCATGGACGAGGACGAGATTTTTTCCTCGGCGCGGAGCGTGGTGCGTCTGATCGCGTTGCTGGGTCTGGTGTTGGGAGCGCTGTTGGCGGGATTGGGCGTGTTCTTGGCCCGGGGTATCGCGCGGCCCATCGGCCTTTTGGCGGACGCGGCTGCGGAGGTGGCCCAGGGGCGGTACGATGCCGTTCCGGAAGAAAGGAAATTTTCCGGGGAGCTGCTGGTGTTGAATCGGGCCATGCGAGCCATGGTCGATG containing:
- a CDS encoding methyl-accepting chemotaxis protein is translated as MTIKVKLILAVVGSVVVSILGLSGVVVVNINEYARNDFDQSSATELHLVQNYVDQFISETTRNVEGISSSDSARGSRGFLPVYTDATSEGIAKREDLDPRARGLFDVLVAMQKSHPSYDAFFLGFDDGGMLLVPESPLPPGYDPRIRPWYTEAMASDQDSILTKAYLSTTKEVVASIVSKVRDNGGVVGAMGIDINLSSLTAVLADLRIGQSGYLMVMEADGTILSDPRHEQFYFKKASETGEPALEALAAMTEGVTSLTLDGTRRLARIQVSEKTGWKIALIMDEDEIFSSARSVVRLIALLGLVLGALLAGLGVFLARGIARPIGLLADAAAEVAQGRYDAVPEERKFSGELLVLNRAMRAMVDGLARNITLAESKSQEAAEQTRKAEIALREAEEARIHAEQAKQAGMLHAAGQLEGIVGSATSATHELNAQIEASSQGADLQRERTTEAATAMEQMNASVLEVAKNASQAAENAEVARDKAVEGFSVVDSVISSISKVRQETERMEAGLGRLGAQADDIGVIINVIDDIADQTNLLALNAAIEAARAGDAGRGFAVVADEVRKLAEKTMSATKQVGEAITAIQSGTRDNISGMATAASHVQESTTLANAAGEALRVIKDIVETTADQVRNIATASEEQSAASEEITRSTEEVNRIAAETAVAMTQSAQAMADLAKTVERLQQVIQELKSS